One part of the Haliaeetus albicilla chromosome 9, bHalAlb1.1, whole genome shotgun sequence genome encodes these proteins:
- the PROCR gene encoding endothelial protein C receptor — MLWLLLLCGALGCGADQAAPLTFTMLQQTHVSKGSSVFWGNASLDGRLSHLLEGLNVTQVLPLEPPDIWARRQQDVTTYLSYFGQLVKLFSKERPIDYTQSLGCHLGCRLFPNGTTHSFYEVTLNGTAFLTFHVPNATWEQRWPGSDPVATFAERELMKYPKTTQDLQHFLNTTCVGILRAQSARMGKQSSRSHAPLVLGLILGTFALLGMAMGIFLCTGGSC, encoded by the exons aTGCTCtggttgctgctgctctgtggggCTCTGGGCTGTGGAGCGGACCAGGCAG CCCCGCTCACCTTCACCATGCTGCAACAGACCCACGTCTCCAAAGGCAGCTCTGTCTTCTGGGGGAATGCCAGCCTGGACGGGCGGCTCAGCCATCTCCTGGAGGGGCTTAATGTCACCCAGGTGCTGCCGCTGGAGCCCCCGGACATCTGGGCCAGGCGGCAGCAGGACGTGACCACCTACCTGTCCTACTTTGGCCAGCTGGTGAAGCTCTTCAGCAAGGAGAGGCCCATAGACT ACACCCAGAGCCTGGGCTGCCACCTGGGCTGCCGCCTCTTCCCCAACGGCACGACCCACAGCTTCTACGAGGTGACTCTCAACGGGACGGCTTTCCTCACCTTCCACGTCCCCAATGCCACCTGGGAGCAGCGCTGGCCCGGCAGTGACCCAGTGGCCACCTTTGCTGAGCGGGAGCTGATGAAGTACCCCAAGACCACCCAGGACCTCCAGCATTTCCTCAACACCACCTGCGTCGGCATCCTGCGGGCTCAGAGCGCCAGGATGG gaaaacagagcagCCGGTCGCATGCCCCGCTGGTGCTGGGCCTCATCCTGGGGACCTTCGCCTTGCTGGGCATGGCCATGGGGATCTTCTTGTGCACGGGAGGGAGCTGCTAG
- the DNAJB11 gene encoding dnaJ homolog subfamily B member 11 has translation MVAGPGRAAAALRTRPESVAPPLRRPPGRPGRLAMAPGWLGRLCLLLLCLCGEAAAGRDFYKILGVSRGASIKDIKKAYRKLALQLHPDRNPDDPRAQEKFQDLGAAYEVLSDEEKRKQYDAYGEEGLKDGHQSSHGDIFSHFFGDFGFMFGGNPRQQDRNIPRGSDIIVDLEVTLEEVYSGNFVEVVRNKPVARQAPGKRKCNCRQEMRTTQLGPGRFQMTQEVVCDECPNVKLVNEERTLEVEIEPGVRDGMEYPFIGEGEPHVDGEPGDLRFRIKVLKHPVFERRGDDLYTNVTISLVEALTGFEMDIAHLDGHKVHVARDKITKPGAKLWKKGEGLPNFDNNNIKGSLIITFDVEFPKEQLTNEQREGLKQLLKQGSVQKVYNGLQGY, from the exons ATGGTGGCCGGGCCGGGTCGGGCGGCTGCGGCGCTGCGGACCCGTCCGGAGAGCGTCGCCCCCCCTCTCCGCCGCCCCCCAGGCAGGCCCGGCCGCCTCGCCATGGCTCCCGGCTGGCTCGGCCgcctctgcctcctgctgctctgcctctgcGGGGAGGCCGCCGCTGG GAGGGACTTCTACAAGATTCTGGGGGTGTCCCGCGGCGCCTCCATCAAGGACATCAAGAAGGCTTATCGGAAACTGGCGCTGCAGCTCCATCCCGACAGGAACCCCGACGACCCCCGGGCGCAGGAGAAGTTCCAGGACCTGGGGGCTGCTTACGAG GTGCTGTCAGATgaggagaagaggaagcagTATGATGCGTACGGTGAGGAGGGATTGAAGGATGGGCACCAGAGCTCCCATGGAGACATATTCTCACA CTTCTTTGGGGACTTTGGATTCATGTTTGGAGGTAACCCTCGCCAACAAGACAGGAACATTCCCCGAGGAAGTGACATCATTGTGGACCTGGAGGTTACACTGGAGGAGGTGTATTCAGGAAACTTCGTAGAA GTTGTCAGGAACAAGCCAGTGGCAAGACAGGCGCCTGGCAAACGGAAATGCAATTGCCGGCAGGAGATGAGGACCACCCAGTTGGGTCCTGGACGTTTCCAGATGACTCAAGAAGTTGTTTGTGATGAATGTCCAAATGTCAA GCTTGTGAACGAGGAGCGAACACTAGAAGTGGAAATAGAGCCAGGCGTGAGGGATGGTATGGAGTATCCCTTCATTGGTGAAG gTGAACCCCATGTGGATGGGGAGCCAGGTGATTTGCGCTTCCGAATAAAAGTTCTTAA GCACCCAGTCTTTGAAAGAAGAGGAGATGACTTGTACACAAACGTGACAATCTCGCTGGTCGAGGCACTTACAGGCTTTGAAATGGATATTGCCCACTTAGATGGGCACAAG GTTCACGTTGCTCGGGATAAAATTACGAAACCCGGGGCCAAACtgtggaagaaaggagaaggtcTTCCAAATTTTGATAACAATAATATCAAAGGCTCACTAATAATAACATTTGATGTGGAGTTCCCCAAAGAGCAGCTGACAAATGAACAGCGGGAAG GTCTCAAACAGTTATTGAAACAAGGATCGGTGCAGAAGGTGTACAATGGATTGCAGGGATATTGA
- the TBCCD1 gene encoding TBCC domain-containing protein 1 — protein MEAAAVAMEAAAVAAVPVRLWVKTEPFLVGVLPVPPPARLGPHYLRKMAAYARARAAEGCFPRLSWPRWRHIACGKLQLGRGLAWLYFELFHSLLRRDPPRRLEWAEAEAACANADELERERSKLSVDTLQFLLFLYVQQVNKVSLRRSLIGEEWPSPRTKSPSLTGKSASENKNWNDQDHRAFVQSHLSDMLELLLEPEQLTASSHSTHSSLVSYEAVCALSFLIEGTVKKSRTVRPLHELALWQPCHGQNGYSKVSRAFSFPKLESWLRFCLTTNPFGMTACLKSGKKLAWAQQVEGTTRRAKIACNTHVVPEVFPMVIMSQVYKQTLAKSSDTLVGAHVRIHRCNESFIYLLSPLRSVTIEKCQNSTFVLGPVQASVHIHSCDNVKVIVVCHRLSLSSTAGCTFYILTPTQPLILSGNQAVSFAPFHTHYPMLEDHMAQVGLATLPNYWDSPMLVCKESGDTSVFHLLPPSDFYTFVIPFEMEGDTTETPGGLPHAYQKALSQREQKVQIWQKTVKEAGLTKDQRKQFQILVENKFYEWLVQTGNRQQLDSLVPPAVGSKQAAG, from the exons ATGGAGGCGGCGGCGGTCGCCATGGAGGCGGCGGCGGTAGCGGCGGTCCCGGTGCGGCTGTGGGTGAAGACGGAGCCGTTCCTGGTGGGGGTCCTGCCCgtcccgccgcccgcccgcctcgGTCCCCACTACCTGCGGAAGATGGCGGCCTACGCCCGGGCGCGGGCGGCCGAGGGCTGCTTCCCGCGGCTGTCGTGGCCCCGCTGGCGGCACATCGCCTGCGGGAAGCTGCAGCTGGGCCGCGGTCTGGCCTGGCTCTACTTCGAGCTCTTCCACAGCCtcctccggcgggacccgcCGCGCCGTCTCGAGTGGGCCGAGGCCGAGGCAGCCTGCGCCAACGCCGACGAGCTGGAGCGGGAGCGGAGCAAG CTGTCGGTAGACACTCTGCAGTTCCTGCTGTTCCTGTACGTCCAGCAGGTGAACAAGGTTTCTCTGCGAAGGTCTCTGATTGGGGAGGAGTGGCCCAGCCCCAGGACCAAGTCTCCTAGCCTGACTGGAAAATCTGCCAGCGAGAATAAG AACTGGAACGATCAGGACCACCGTGCCTTTGTGCAGAGCCACCTCTCGGATATGCTGGAACTGCTGCTGGAGCCAGAGCAGCTCACTGCCTCCTCCCATTCTACCCACAGTAGCTTGGTGTCCTACGAAGCTGTCTGTGCCCTCAGCTTTCTTATTGAAGGGACCGTGAAAAAATCCAGGACAGTCCGTCCTCTGCATGAGCTTGCCCTCTGGCAGCCCTGTCATGGGCAGAACGGCTACTCAAAGGtctccagagccttctctttCCCCAAGCTAGAGAGCTGGCTGCGGTTTTGCCTGACGACAAACCCTTTTGGAATGACTGCCTGCCTCAAGTCTGGGAAGAAACTCGCATGGGCACAGCAAG TTGAAGGAACAACCAGGAGAGCAAAGATTGCCTGCAATACTCATGTGGTGCCTGAGGTGTTCCCCATGGTGATAATGAGCCAGGTGTACAAGCAGACGCTGGCTAAGAGCTCAGACACCTTGGTGGGGGCTCATGTAAGAATTCATCGCTGCAACGAGTCCTTCATTtatcttctctctcctctccg ATCTGTGACCATTGAGAAGTGCCAGAATAGCACTTTTGTCCTTGGCCCTGTGCAGGCGTCTGTTCACATCCACAGCTGTGACAATGTCAAGGTCATTGTGGTTTGCCATCGTTTGTCCCTTTCTTCCACTGCTGGCTGTACTTTTTACATTCTCACGCCTACCCAGCCTCTCATCCTCTCGGGGAACCAAGCAGTCAGCTTTGCCCCTTTCCACACCCATTATCCAATGCTTGAAGACCACATGGCTCAGGTGGGCTTGGCTACTCTGCCAAACTACTGGGACAGCCCTATGCTGGTGTGCAAGGAGAGTGGTGACACAAGTGTCTTCCACCTCCTGCCGCCCTCGGACTTCTACACCTTCGTGATTCCTTTTGAGATGGAAGGAGACACCACAGAGACGCCAGGTGGGCTTCCCCATGCGTACCAGAAGGCGCTGAGTCAGCGAGAGCAGAAGGTACAGATCTGGCAGAAAACTGTGAAGGAAGCAGGTCTGACCAA